A genome region from Natronosalvus rutilus includes the following:
- the rtcA gene encoding RNA 3'-terminal phosphate cyclase: MHTLDGHDAGGQFLRRALTLSALTGEPVRLERARGDRPNPGLANQHLAVLEAMAAITDAEVSGGELEAETVEFDPRTGTGGDGAVEISGGEYTVEVGTAGSLTLLFDAVLPLAARLESPLTLTASGGTDVAWSPPVDYLRYVKLPLLRQYGLQAALEVDRRGFYPAGAGRLRLHLAPSRFHPLDLETRGDLTGVCVYSTEAAALADADVAKRQAEGSLERLQTRIGSDGANFEVRERVETTAESACPGSAIVLSLEFEFAGDSAETMSTPSPQAGFSSLGEPGKLAERVGEEAADAAVAFLEGNGSVDAHLADQLLDFLVLGGGRLRIPAVTDHVETSCRLLETFGYDLEFERQGNADGSTLLVAETELE; the protein is encoded by the coding sequence ATGCACACCCTCGACGGGCACGACGCCGGCGGCCAGTTCCTCCGGCGAGCGCTCACCCTCTCGGCGCTCACCGGCGAGCCCGTTCGCCTCGAGCGCGCCCGCGGCGACCGGCCGAATCCGGGGCTCGCGAACCAGCACCTGGCCGTCCTAGAGGCGATGGCGGCGATTACCGACGCCGAGGTCTCGGGTGGCGAACTCGAGGCCGAGACGGTCGAGTTCGACCCCCGAACGGGAACGGGCGGCGACGGCGCGGTCGAAATCTCGGGCGGGGAATACACCGTCGAAGTCGGCACCGCCGGTAGCCTCACCCTCCTCTTCGACGCGGTCCTTCCCCTCGCCGCCCGCCTCGAGTCGCCGCTTACCCTGACCGCTTCGGGTGGGACGGACGTCGCCTGGTCCCCACCCGTGGACTACCTCCGGTACGTCAAGCTCCCACTCCTCCGTCAGTACGGCCTGCAGGCCGCCCTCGAGGTCGACCGTCGCGGCTTCTATCCCGCGGGCGCCGGCCGACTGCGGCTTCACCTCGCTCCCTCACGGTTCCATCCGCTGGACCTCGAGACCCGGGGCGACCTCACGGGCGTGTGCGTCTACTCGACCGAAGCCGCCGCGCTGGCCGACGCCGACGTCGCAAAACGGCAGGCGGAGGGTTCCCTCGAACGGTTGCAAACCCGAATCGGTTCGGATGGTGCGAATTTCGAGGTTCGCGAGCGCGTCGAGACGACGGCCGAGAGCGCCTGTCCGGGTTCGGCAATTGTGCTGAGCCTCGAGTTCGAGTTCGCCGGTGACTCGGCGGAGACCATGTCGACACCCAGCCCCCAGGCCGGCTTTTCCTCCCTCGGCGAACCCGGAAAACTGGCCGAACGCGTCGGGGAGGAAGCCGCCGACGCTGCCGTCGCGTTCCTCGAGGGGAACGGGAGCGTCGACGCCCACCTCGCCGACCAACTCCTGGACTTCCTCGTTCTCGGCGGCGGCCGCCTGCGGATTCCCGCCGTGACCGACCACGTCGAGACGAGTTGCCGGTTACTCGAGACGTTCGGCTACGACCTCGAGTTCGAGCGCCAGGGGAACGCCGATGGATCGACCCTTCTGGTCGCCGAGACGGAACTCGAGTGA
- the kdgK1 gene encoding bifunctional 2-dehydro-3-deoxygluconokinase/2-dehydro-3-deoxygalactonokinase has product MSDLVTFGETMLRLSPPGHERLETASEFEVRAAGAESNVAVAAERLGAVSTWTSKLPDSPLGRRVVGELEQYGIDTDVVWSDEGRQGTYYLEHGGKPRGTNVVYDRSDAAITTAKPQEFDIDLIRDARVFFTSGITPALSPTLRETTAQLLKAARQNDTTTAFDLNYRRKLWSPEEARDTLTKLFPGIDVLVIAARDARTVLGYEGDPRQLAHKLGSQFDFRTVVVTRGDQGALAWHDNVVHDHDAYETETHDPIGTGDAFTGAFIARRLSGDDVGRALEYAAATAALKRTIPGDAALVTKAEVDAVVADSAESISR; this is encoded by the coding sequence GTGAGCGACCTCGTCACCTTCGGCGAGACGATGCTCCGCCTCTCACCGCCCGGGCACGAACGCCTCGAGACCGCGAGCGAGTTCGAGGTCCGCGCGGCGGGCGCCGAGAGCAACGTCGCCGTCGCCGCCGAGCGACTCGGCGCCGTCTCGACCTGGACTTCGAAGCTCCCGGACTCTCCGCTGGGCCGGCGCGTCGTCGGCGAACTCGAGCAGTATGGTATCGACACCGATGTCGTCTGGAGCGACGAGGGCCGCCAGGGGACGTACTACCTCGAACACGGGGGCAAACCCCGCGGGACGAACGTCGTCTACGACCGATCGGACGCCGCAATCACGACCGCCAAACCACAGGAGTTCGACATCGACCTCATCCGGGACGCTCGCGTCTTCTTCACGTCGGGCATCACCCCTGCGCTGTCGCCGACCCTCCGGGAGACCACGGCACAGCTCCTGAAGGCAGCGCGACAGAACGACACGACCACCGCCTTCGATCTCAACTACCGGCGAAAGCTCTGGTCGCCCGAGGAGGCTCGAGACACCCTGACGAAACTGTTCCCCGGAATCGACGTGCTCGTGATCGCGGCCCGCGACGCCCGTACCGTGCTCGGCTACGAGGGCGACCCCCGTCAGCTCGCCCACAAGCTCGGCTCCCAGTTCGACTTCCGAACCGTCGTCGTCACCCGCGGCGACCAGGGCGCGCTCGCCTGGCACGACAACGTCGTCCACGACCATGACGCCTACGAGACCGAGACGCACGACCCCATCGGCACTGGCGACGCTTTCACGGGCGCGTTCATCGCTCGCCGACTCTCCGGCGACGACGTCGGTCGAGCGCTCGAGTACGCCGCCGCGACGGCCGCCCTCAAGCGGACGATTCCGGGCGAC